The stretch of DNA TCAACATGGATCCGATCATCCCACCGATATACGCTCCGGGTATGACAGGCAGCGTATACAGCCAAGGGACATGGCCCAAGGAAATATGCGAGACGGAATTGGCGATGGCGGATAAGAACACGATGAACATCGATGTGCCGACCGCCACATGCGGCGGAAATAAAAACAGAAGGATCATCGCCGGCACAATCATCGTCCCGCCCCCGATGCCGAATAGCCCTGACATAAAGCCGATCCCTAAAGACAATAAAAGCGCGAACCAAACCGGATAGCCGTAGACATGGAATTCCCCTTCTTTATCCTGGAAGGTGATCGGTTTCCCATGCTCGACAAACCAATGGATCGGCTTCAAGTATTTCCTTGCCAATAATAAGGTGGACAGCAACAATAACAATATGCCGAAATAGAGGTTAAAAGAAGACAAATCCAGCCCTTTATTGACAAGAGCTCCGAAGACCGTGCCGGGGACGGATCCTGCGAAGAAAATCCAACCGGTCCGGTAATCGACGGTTCCCCCTTTCATATGGGAGATCGTCGAAGACAAGCCATTGAAAATCATCATGATCACCGACAGCCCGACCACGCTTTGCGGGGTGATGCCTTCAATCCAGCCCATGTCGATGCCGACAAAAAGAGTAAGCGGAACAAGGATCGTCCCCC from Bacillus sp. OxB-1 encodes:
- a CDS encoding sulfite exporter TauE/SafE family protein, translated to MAFLLLALIGAISGIMGSLVGLGGGTILVPLTLFVGIDMGWIEGITPQSVVGLSVIMMIFNGLSSTISHMKGGTVDYRTGWIFFAGSVPGTVFGALVNKGLDLSSFNLYFGILLLLLSTLLLARKYLKPIHWFVEHGKPITFQDKEGEFHVYGYPVWFALLLSLGIGFMSGLFGIGGGTMIVPAMILLFLFPPHVAVGTSMFIVFLSAIANSVSHISLGHVPWLYTLPVIPGAYIGGMIGSMLNQKMNSETLVLVLRLMLLLFGVRSIVDGIWG